The proteins below are encoded in one region of Bacteroidota bacterium:
- a CDS encoding choice-of-anchor D domain-containing protein, whose amino-acid sequence MCALVLSLLGGPRQANAQQSANVIAPQAQIDLLGVRIGETVSHRVIARNDRSVNITISAANMVCGSAPIPFTRNTSFPVTLHPGDSVVLGSVAFTPIAANLDYVGYLVVDHTPKANSEEGEVRIHATSETDAPTTSAGVTATLDSSVFGPVLYGGTVVRKLTVRNDLAEAHTFRCVDFTIQDREQFSALPGQFPLTVAAHSSATILIAFKPTIPKNDGSNLFTTDVLVEPMESTDKIQPHCALRGIAFAPMGPKQITSITDTTQYLGMTSTEWQFAHDFTFQNRTQQEITITDAELASENAAMSLTSLCGASLPVTLAPGQTMSARISYTAPDMSVHYDKLVLSTENGAGYTFSLQAMRVEASAVKNGLARRQIALSIRPNPAARTVNIELQYGFKGDMAIYSSSGALVAEHKNATSWVWNASTEDSTHIAQGEYMLRVVCHDTDGVTLTRTEKIVLAGQ is encoded by the coding sequence GTGTGCGCGCTTGTATTGTCGCTTCTGGGAGGACCGCGACAAGCCAATGCGCAGCAATCGGCGAATGTCATCGCGCCTCAGGCGCAGATCGACCTTCTTGGCGTCCGCATTGGTGAAACCGTATCCCATAGAGTCATTGCACGGAACGATCGATCCGTAAACATTACCATCTCTGCTGCGAACATGGTCTGCGGCAGTGCACCGATTCCGTTTACTCGCAATACGTCGTTTCCCGTTACCCTCCATCCGGGCGATTCCGTTGTGCTTGGTAGTGTTGCATTCACCCCCATCGCTGCGAACCTTGATTATGTGGGGTATCTCGTCGTCGACCACACGCCAAAAGCAAATTCGGAAGAAGGCGAAGTTCGCATCCATGCCACAAGCGAAACCGATGCTCCGACCACATCGGCTGGTGTAACGGCGACGCTCGACTCATCCGTCTTCGGTCCCGTACTCTATGGCGGTACCGTCGTACGCAAGCTGACCGTTCGTAACGACCTCGCCGAAGCACACACATTCCGTTGCGTTGACTTTACGATTCAGGATCGAGAACAATTCTCCGCCCTTCCCGGACAATTCCCGCTCACCGTCGCAGCACACTCAAGCGCGACCATTCTTATCGCGTTTAAACCGACCATCCCGAAGAACGACGGCAGCAATCTCTTTACAACGGACGTACTCGTCGAGCCGATGGAGTCGACCGACAAGATCCAGCCGCATTGCGCGCTTCGCGGCATCGCGTTCGCTCCGATGGGCCCGAAGCAGATTACCTCGATCACCGATACGACGCAGTATCTGGGCATGACGAGCACCGAGTGGCAGTTCGCTCATGACTTTACGTTCCAAAACCGCACGCAGCAAGAGATCACGATCACCGACGCCGAACTCGCAAGCGAGAATGCAGCGATGTCGCTCACGTCGCTCTGCGGTGCCTCGCTGCCGGTAACGCTCGCACCGGGCCAGACGATGAGCGCCCGCATCAGCTATACGGCGCCGGATATGAGTGTACATTATGACAAGCTCGTCCTCTCGACGGAAAACGGAGCAGGCTATACCTTTTCGTTGCAGGCAATGCGTGTCGAGGCTTCGGCAGTAAAGAACGGGTTGGCGCGTCGCCAGATCGCGTTGAGCATCCGACCGAATCCGGCAGCACGCACTGTCAATATCGAGCTGCAGTACGGGTTTAAGGGCGATATGGCAATCTATTCGTCGAGCGGTGCGCTCGTTGCCGAGCACAAGAATGCAACGTCCTGGGTCTGGAACGCCTCGACGGAAGATTCGA